One Drosophila willistoni isolate 14030-0811.24 chromosome XL unlocalized genomic scaffold, UCI_dwil_1.1 Seg142, whole genome shotgun sequence genomic region harbors:
- the LOC124460535 gene encoding uncharacterized protein LOC124460535 gives MVIQLPISATVYELKTELQSLLNIQPETCEISASDVTLADSDLIAEVAGLGNKKQIKPVVSCYEGNNFVCLILFSLEAEDIDNSVSDPSIEVVSLEGSASSVSELSSGSSSECVQPSTIDCKRGIKRKGQGHGKPIETKRLKKLLESSEERLQSPSYGCMEEARYGRLQYLIQSMRPSVL, from the exons ATGGTTATACAGCTGCCGATCTCTGCTACCGTATACGAGCTTAAGACTGAGCTTCAGAGTCTTCTCAATATTCAGCCGGAAACATGTGAGATTTCTGCTTCTGATGTAACGTTGGCCGATTCAGATCTCATAGCAGAAGTTGCTGGTCTAGGCaacaagaaacaaattaagccggttgtgtcttgctatgaaggcaacaattttgtgtgCTTGATACTATTTTCTCTCGAAGCCGAGGATATCGATAATTCGGTGTCAGACCCAAGTATTGAAGTTGTGTCGCTCGAAGGAAGCGCATCGTCCGTCAGTGAGCTATCCTCAGGATCCAGTAGCGAATGCGTACAGCCATCCACGATTGATTGCAAACGTGGTATTAAACGAAAAGGCCAGGGACATGGAAAACCCATAGAGACTAAACG GTTGAAAAAGCTTCTCGAATCCAGTGAGGAGCGTTTACAAAGCCCCTCGTATGGATGTATGGAGGAGGCGCGGTATGGGAGACTGCAATATTTAATCCAGAGTATGAGGCCGTCAGTCTTATAA
- the LOC6653013 gene encoding vanin-like protein 2 encodes MLLLVYILILIRVTKQLSLPSDPTYFAGVVEFPNLEGSDRQHTALASEGYRAILESDQTNDLDIIVFPEYVLNNRETATFVPDPNDRMSPCISPDYEMFLVELSCAARSRKIYVVLNLKEKELCGPAYGNGSNTYNACPETGVRYFNTNVVLDREGRIISRYRKTHLWRHEYYKNEVLKQTDISYFDTDFGVTFGHFICFDMLFYEPAMQLVHEKNITDIIYPTYWFSELPFLTAVQLQEGWAFANNVNLLAADGSDPSGKTTGSGIYAGRAGRLAAGIFEEPTTRLITARVPKRRPGQPAYELPTVVQPIFQPQLISQRSTKLATFRDYNVDIFSSELLDIDFMNVSKTICHHDFCCDFNVQRNVIGFSSDHAAYRYRLAAYWGNETTFIRVDRSEQAVCALFACLDKELYSCGYTFPSTRQVANQLYFNSIKIRGSFATASRRLIMPSTLDGMMMPLSVAQYKWTETELSRETRVELELIQPKNDLLTFGIWANYFTKIPTLHNLDHMQPYRNQPQSSGTSNTSNANINDGSNTTPSVNNSTSTASAITSLCSLMAFCLMLQF; translated from the exons ATGCTTCTGCTTGTGTATATCCTTATTTTGATAAGGGTTACCAAACAG tTGTCTCTTCCGAGTGATCCCACGTATTTTGCTGGCGTCGTGGAGTTTCCTAATTTGGAGGGATCAGATAGGCAACATACCGCGTTGGCCTCAGAGGGCTATCGAGCTATTTTGGAATCGGATCAAACGAATGATTTGGATATTATAGTATTTCCAGAATATGTCCTTAATAATCGCGAGACGGCAACTTTTGTGCCAGATCCAAATGATAGGATGTCACCTTGCATTTCCCCAGATTATGAGATGTTCCTTGTGGAGCTCTCCTGTGCGGCTCGATCACGAAAAATCTATGTGGTTCTTAATCTGAAGGAAAAGGAATTGTGCGGTCCGGCATATGGAAATGGCTCAAACACTTACAACGCCTGTCCCGAAACAGGAGTACGTTACTTCAACACCAATGTGGTTCTGGACAGAGAGGGCCGAATCATTTCCCGCTACCGTAAGACCCATTTGTGGCGTCACGAATACTACAAGAATGAGGTTTTGAAGCAAACAGATATCTCATACTTTGACACCGATTTTGGTGTAACTTTTGGTCATTTCATCTGCTTCGATATGCTGTTCTACGAGCCGGCCATGCAGTTGGTGCATGAGAAGAATATAACAGACATTATTTATCCCACCTATTGGTTCTCGGAATTACCATTCCTAACTGCCGTTCAATTGCAGGAGGGTTGGGCCTTTGCCAATAATGTAAATCTACTAGCAGCCGACGGAAGCGATCCATCTGGCAAGACTACAGGATCCGGCATTTATGCCGGAAGAGCTGGACGTCTGGCCGCCGGCATATTCGAAGAGCCTACAACTCGTCTGATCACGGCCAGAGTGCCCAAGCGAAGACCCGGACAGCCAGCTTATGAACTCCCAACGGTGGTACAACCCATTTTCCAGCCCCAGTTAATAAGTCAACGCTCCACCAAATTGGCCACTTTCAGGGACTACAATGTGGATATTTTCAGCTCTGAGCTGTTGGACATAGACTTCATGAATGTCTCGAAAACCATATGTCACCATGACTTTTGCTGTGACTTTAATGTTCAACGTAACGTGATTGGCTTCTCATCGGATCATGCGGCATATAGATACCGTCTGGCTGCCTATTGGGGCAACGAGACCACATTTATCCGTGTCGATCGCAGCGAGCAGGCCGTGTGTGCTCTGTTCGCTTGCTTGGACAAGGAGCTCTATAGCTGTGGCTACACATTTCCAAGCACTCGGCAAGTGGCCAATCAACTGTACTTTAAtagcattaaaattcgggGATCATTTGCAACTGCATCGCGTCGTCTGATTATGCCCAGCACCCTGGATGGCATGATGATGCCATTGTCAGTAGCCCAATACAAGTGGACGGAGACGGAGCTAAGTCGGGAGACTCGTGTAGAACTGGAGCTTATTCAGCCGAAGAATGATTTGCTAACATTTGGCATTTGGGCAAATTATTTCACCAAAATACCGACCCTACACAATTTGGATCACATGCAGCCATATAGAAACCAACCACAATCCTCTGGAACAAGTAATACCAGCAATGCTAATATTAATGACGGTTCCAATACAACTCCTAGTGTCAATAATAGTACCAGTACAGCTTCCGCTATTACCTCTCTCTGCTCCCTAATGGCATTTTGCCTAATGCTTCAGTTTTGA
- the LOC6652898 gene encoding vanin-like protein 1, translating into MAIPTSSKPIKAIGRFSLVMAFVCLLPQMSHQAAFMETDYDSDYYTAGVVEFRPSVLSQKDNVDSYVEIIGSADASEAEIIVFPEATLNGQSTATFVPHPEELIVPCLTDPNATYYEEFFVTLSCAARNASKYVVVNLSEKQLCTDTPEDPRPCSSTGVNQFNTNVVFDREGVVISRYRKIHLYGEPRNSTYLPELSTFTTDFGVTFGHFICFDILFFDPAQQLILEQGITDFVFPTMWFSQLPYLTAVQYQQGWAYAQNVNLLAAGASNPLIGSSGSGIYHGREGTITSVMNTGIGERHIYVAKVPKFKETRKTRKSLRSRRSVDPEAPRVLSSEFRMKQDYIQNYKSEMLPIDENQRDSGNLTQDICYDDTFCCHFEVAWQPLDDQSNSSYYYYRLGAYNGWRNEQNVDANYIRNCAIFSCTGPDIEDCAKLITDNAQPQVTFTRLAIDVTYPESKEYLFLPNTVLDNLLPLEPAQFEWSQSSTSNRYQHQVHFALAENVEVSNLLTFAVYGNYYNEVCTYKVGTPEDNLQCGYADEDNEGGTAAHMQSFGAWLIMPLAVILGSIRFKSL; encoded by the exons ATGGCCATCCCGACCAGCTCCAAACCCATTAAGGCCATAGGCAGATTTAGTCTGGTCATGGCCTTTGTTTGCCTATTGCCGCAGATGAGTCACCAG GCGGCATTCATGGAAACGGACTATGATAGTGACTACTATACGGCAGGCGTTGTAGAATTTCGGCCAAGTGTATTGAGCCAGAAGGATAATGTTGACAGTTACGTGGAGATCATTGGCTCAGCGGATGCCAGCGAAGCCGAAATCATTGTCTTCCCGGAGGCCACTTTAAATGGCCAGAGTACGGCAACATTTGTCCCACACCCGGAGGAACTAATTGTCCCCTGTCTAACGGATCCAAATGCCACATACTATGAGGAGTTTTTCGTTACTCTCTCGTGCGCTGCCCGCAATGCCAGCAAATATGTTGTGGTGAATCTCAGTGAGAAAcagctgtgcaccgatacccCCGAAGATCCGCGACCCTGCTCCTCGACTGGTGTCAATCAGTTCAATACGAATGTGGTCTTCGATCGGGAGGGTGTTGTCATCTCACGGTATCGTAAGATCCATTTATATGGCGAACCTCGAAACTCTACCTATTTGCCCGAGTTGTCAACGTTTACCACCGATTTCGGTGTGACTTTCGGGCATTTCATATGCTTCGACATACTCTTCTTTGATCCGGCCCAGCAGTTGATATTGGAGCAGGGTATCACAGATTTCGTATTCCCTACTATGTGGTTCTCGCAGCTGCCGTATCTGACAG CTGTCCAATACCAACAGGGCTGGGCTTATGCACAAAATGTTAATCTATTGGCCGCCGGAGCTAGTAACCCCTTAATCGGTAGTTCTGGTTCGGGTATCTATCATGGACGTGAAGGTACCATTACCAGTGTAATGAATACCGGCATTGGTGAACGTCACATCTATGTGGCCAAAGTGCCGAAATTTAAGGAAACCCGCAAGACACGTAAATCACTGCGCTCGCGTCGCTCTGTTGACCCCGAGGCTCCAAGGGTTCTCTCGTCGGAATTTCGGATGAAGCAGGACTATATACAAAATTATAAGAGTGAAATGCTACCGATCGATGAGAACCAGCGAGACAGCGGCAATTTGACACAAGATATTTGCTATGATGACACCTTCTGCTGTCACTTCGAGGTGGCATGGCAACCATTGGACGACCAAAGTAATTCATCCTATTACTACTATCGTCTGGGTGCCTACAATGGTTGGAGGAATGAGCAAAATGTTGATGCCAATTATATACGTAACTGCGCCATCTTCTCGTGCACGGGTCCCGATATCGAAGACTGTGCCAAACTGATCACTGATAATGCCCAGCCCCAAGTAACCTTCACACGTTTGGCCATCGATGTGACCTATCCCGAATCAAAAGAGTATCTCTTTCTGCCCAATACAGTACTGGACAACCTTTTGCCACTAGAGCCAGCCCAATTCGAATGGTCGCAATCATCTACTAGCAATAG ATATCAACATCAAGTGCACTTTGCCTTAGCCGAAAATGTTGAGGTTAGCAATCTCTTGACCTTTGCCGTCTATGGTAACTATTATAATGAGGTCTGCACCTATAAAGTTGGCACTCCCGAAGATAATCTCCAATGTGGCTATGCGGATGAAGACAATGAGGGCGGCACAGCAGCCCATATGCAAAGCTTTGGAGCCTGGCTGATTATGCCCTTGGCTGTGATCCTGGGCTCGATTCGATTTAAGAGTCTGTGA
- the LOC111519637 gene encoding vanin-like protein 3 — translation MVGWIYLLSVLSNCVRISSADNGYYTAGVVEFRPAVTGGNSSQLLEENLLAYLALIKEANGTTDIIVFPEATLNTQLQLTAVPEANPNRSICDDDGVEDDKVAPFLRELACAAQEAHTYLVVNVKEREYCHNESLSCPSRGYNIYNSNVVFDRRGAIVSRYRKWNLYLEPYTNRTSEPEYATFETDFNVTFGHFICFDMLFYEPAQSLVERLGIHDIIVTKMFNSELPFLTATQFQQAWAWGNNVNLLASGASLPTSGITGSGIYAGRHGALARLMVANQTEGERKLLLARVPIWSAEADPVVDLDSVEHLLQNDLPLLQQQSILDFSSDLLPLFPGLVEWYSQKYYADLFCEFNISMFVNGNRPPKYYYRVVALMDRRRYEEEQYSLIRVCALYACRNSSVESCGMLNEETDREMVEFQAVRIRGNFVQRNRRLLMPNSLTESLYALQPTDMTWLQEDRSNGTTWAEVELTKPQELLAFGIYGNYFDEDNQEDNDKGTGTTKHSSKSLVLILLLSISIFIN, via the exons ATGGTCGGATGGATTTACTTGCTTAGCGTATTAAGCAACTGTGTCAGAATCAGCTCTGCTGATAATGGCTATTATACAGCTGGTGTAGTGGAATTTCGACCAGCTGTTACTGGTGGAAACTCATCGCAGTTGCTGGAGGAGAATCTGCTGGCCTATCTGGCATTAATAAAAGAGGCAAATGGCACAACAGACATCATAGTATTTCCCGAGGCAACCCTCAATACACAACTCCAGTTGACTGCTGTGCCAGAGGCTAACCCAAATCGAAGCATATGTGACGACGATGGCGTGGAAGACGACAAGGTGGCCCCGTTTCTCCGGGAGTTGGCTTGTGCCGCTCAAGAGGCTCACACCTATTTGGTAGTGAATGTGAAGGAGCGTGAGTACTGCCATAACGAATCATTGTCGTGTCCGTCGCGGGGCTATAATATATACAATTCGAATGTGGTGTTTGATCGTCGCGGTGCCATTGTCTCACGATATCGGAAATGGAATCTATATCTGGAGCCCTACACAAATCGAACTAGTGAACCCGAGTATGCCACCTTTGAGACGGATTTCAATGTGACTTTTGGCCATTTCATTTGCTTCGATATGCTGTTCTATGAGCCAGCTCAAAGCCTTGTAGAACGCCTGGGCATACATGATATAATCGTCACGAAAATGTTCAACTCCGAGTTGCCCTTTCTAACAG CCACACAATTTCAGCAGGCCTGGGCCTGGGGCAACAATGTCAATCTATTGGCATCCGGTGCCAGTCTGCCGACATCTGGCATAACAGGCAGTGGCATCTATGCTGGACGACACGGTGCCTTAGCTCGTCTTATGGTGGCCAATCAAACGGAAGGAGAACGAAAGCTTTTGCTGGCTCGTGTGCCCATATGGTCAGCCGAAGCTGATCCCGTTGTGGACCTGGACTCTGTCGAGCATCTTTTGCAAAATGATTTACCATTACTTCAGCAGCAATCAATTCTTGATTTCTCCAGCGATCTTCTGCCGCTGTTTCCCGGATTAGTCGAATGGTATTCTCAAAAGTATTATGCCGATCTGTTCTGTGAATTTAACATATCGATGTTTGTGAATGGAAACCGACCCCCCAAATATTACTATCGAGTAGTTGCACTAATGGATCGGCGTAGATATGAAGAGGAGCAGTATAGTCTGATAAGGGTTTGTGCCCTATACGCCTGCCGTAATTCCAGTGTCGAGTCCTGCGGCATGCTGAATGAAGAGACAGACAGGGAAATGGTTGAGTTCCAAGCAGTACGGATTAGAGGAAATTTTGTTCAACGTAATCGCCGATTACTTATGCCGAATTCGCTGACAGAGTCACTTTATGCCCTTCAGCCAACCGATATGACATGGCTCCAAGAGGATCGTAGTAATGGCACAACTTGGGCGGAAGTGGAACTAACGAAGCCCCAGGAATTATTAGCCTTTGGCATCTATGGCAATTACTTTGATGAAGACAATCAGGAAGACAATGACAAGGGAACAGGCACGACGAAACATTCAAGCAAAAGTTTAGTCTTAATACTTTTACtgtctatttctatttttattaattaa